GAGCCTGCCCCTCGAGCCCTATACCGTCATCGATCTCACGCGCGCGCGCTCGGGCCCGACCTGCGTGCGCCAGCTCGCCGACGTGGGCGCCAAGGTGATACAGATCTGGGCCCGCGAGGACACCGGGGGCGATTTCCCGCGACGCGGCTTCGACTCGCTGAACCTCCATCGGAACAAGCGCTCCATGACCCTCGATCTCAAGTCGCCGCGCGGCGTCGAGATTCTCAAGCGCCTCGTCGCCCAGGCTGATGTCGTCGTGGAGAACTTCCGCCCCGACGTCAAGCACCGGCTCGGCATCGACTACGACACCCTCGCCAAGATCAACCCGCGACTGATCTACGGCAGCATCTCGGGCTTCGGCCAGACGGGGCCCTACCGCGACCGGCCGGGCTATGACCAGATCGCGCAGGGGATGGGCGGTCTCATGTCGATCACGGGATTGCTGGGTCAGGGTCCGGTGCGCGTGGGCATTCCCGTCGCCGATCTCACGGCCGGGATATTCCTGGCCCAGGGCATCCTGGGGGCGCTCATCGAGCGCGAGCGCTCCGGCAAGGGGCAGTGGGTGCACACCTCGCTGCTCGAGGCCATGGTGACCATGCTCGATTTCCAGGCCGCGCGCTGGCTCATCGACGGGAACATCCCGCCCCAGGCCGGCAATGACCACCCGACCTCCATCCCCACGGGGGTCGTCAAGACCGTCGACGGCCACATCAACATCGCCGCCTCCGGCCAGCACATGTTCCGCCGGCTCTGCGAGACGCTGGGCACGGAGACGCTCCTGGACGACGCGCGCTTCAAGACGGCGCCCGACCGGTCGAAGAACCGGGCGGCCCTCGCCGCCGAGCTCGACAAGGCCTTCGTGACCAAGAGCAGCGCCGAGTGGGTGGAGCTGCTCAACGCCAAGGGCGTGCCCTGCGGCCCCATCTTCAACATCAAGGAGACCTTCGACAACGAGCAGGTGCAGCACCTGGGGCTGGCCACGACGGTCAAGCACCGCGAGCTCGGGGAGATGCGCATCCAGCGCCCGCCCGTCACGCTCTCGCGGACGCCCAGCTCGGTCCGGACGGCGGCGCCCGACATCGGTGAGCACACCGACGAGATCCTGGGTGAGCTGGGGTTTTCCCAGGCCGACATCGACGCGTTTCGACGGGACAAGGTGGTCTAGCGCCATGAGCTCGCCCGCCCCCTATGAGCCCGAGAGCGTGGCCGCTCTCCTCGAGAGCGCCGTGGCCACCATCCGCGCGGAAGTGGAAGCGCTCGCCAAGCCGGTACACGTCTGGCACCCGGAGGCCGGCGAGTGGTCCATCAACGAGATCATCGGCCACCTGATCGAGGCCGAGCGACGAGGCTTCGCGGGGCGGATCAAGATCATGCTCGCCTCCAAGGATCCCCAGCTCGAGGGATGGGACCAGAATGAGGTGGCCAGAGGCCGCCGCGACGACATGAAGCCGGCCGTCAAGCTCGTGGCCGAGCTCGAGCGCATGCGCGTGGAGAGCGCCAAGCTCGTGCGCGGTCTCTCCGCCGCCGACCTCAAGCGGGGCGGGCAGCATCCCAAGGTCGGATGGCTCCGCGTCTCCGATCTCCTCCAGGAGTGGGTGCATCACGACCGGAATCACATCAAGCAGATGCTCTCCAATGTGCAGGCCTGGGCCTGGCCGCACATGGGCAATTCGCAAAAGTTCTCTGGAGAGTAGGGGCGGCGCCGGCGGGGCGCGGGCCGCGCCTCGTCGGATCAGCGCAGAAGGAGCGGAAACCATGGCCGAGCTCGATGCGGACGACGACTATTCCACCAGTGGGGATCCCGAAGAGCAGTCCATCAGCCCCGCCGTCTTCAATGATACGGTCGGCACGCTCGGCCCCGCGGACCCGGTGCTCTTGCGCGAGACCGCCTCGGTGGCTGAGGCGTGCCAGCGCATGGTTCAGGCGCGCCAGGCCGCCGTCCTCGTCGTCGATGCGGGCGGGAAGCTCGCGGGCATCTTCACCGAGCGCGATCTCTTGACGCGCGTGGTGGGGCGCGGCCTCGATCCGAAGGCCACCGCGCTCGCCGACATGATGACGCCCAATCCCGAAGTGCTCTCGCTCCGCGACCGGGTCGCCTATGCCGTGCACTGCATGAGCGTGGCGGGTTACCGCACGGTGCCCCTGGTGGACGCCCAGCACAAGCCCGTGGGCATCGTCACGGTGAGCGATGTCATCCGCTGGCTGGCCACCCTCTTCCCCGCCACCGTGCTCAACTTGCCCCCGGGAGGCGACACGCTCAAGCGCCCCGGCCAGGTCGACTCCGGCTAGCTTACCCAGCACTCGCCTCGCCGCTCTCCTCGCCTGCGGCTCGTCGGCAGCGTCTCAGCTCGAACTTCAACTCCGCCCCTCACCCTACCCTCTCCCCAGAGGGGAGAGGGATCAGAATTGGGATTTTTGTATCCCTCTCCCCCATTGGGGGAGAGGGTAGGGTGAGGGGGTCAGCCATTCAGCTCGCCGACGAGGGCGCCGCGGTCGAGCCTCAGGCCCGCGGCCGCTCAGTACTTGAAGATCGAGAACTCGATCTCCTTCTCCGTGATGAACTCCAGCAGCACGGGGATACCCTCTTCGGTCTTCTTGATGGCGCGCTGGATGGCGGGCACGATGTCGCCGGGCTCCGTCACGCGCTCGCCGTGGCCGCCGAAGGCCTTGGCCATGTCCGCGTAGTTGCCGGAGATGTCCGTGCTGCGGTACTTCTCGGTGGCCGTCTTCATGATGGGCAGTTCGATGGCCATGGAGAAGTTGTTGAGGAGCACGGAGAGAATGGGAATGCGCTCGCGCACCGCCGTCTCGAAGTCCATGCCCGTGAAGCCGATGGCCGCGTCGCCCCAGACATTGACGCAGAGCTTGTCGGGATGTGCGAGCTTGGCGCCCATGGCCAGCCCCAGGCCATAGCCGAGCTGAGTGGTCTTGCCCCAGCCGATATAGCTGAGGGGCTCCGTGCATTCCCAGAAGGGCGAGATCTGGTCGCGGGGGCTGCCCGCATCGTGGGTGATGATGGTGCGCGCCGGGTCCACGGTGTGCAGGAGATCGTTGATCACGCGGTACGGCGAGAGCGGCTTGGCGCTCGAGGTCAGCTTGGGCATCCACTGCGTCATCCACTCGCCTTTGATGCGCTTGATCTCGGCAGCAATAGCCTGAGCCCGGCCCCGCGGCTTGCCCTTGAGGCGGTCCTTGACCTCGAGCAGCAGCGCGTCGAGGGTCAAGGCGGCGTCTCCCACCAGCGCGCGCTCAACGGGCACGTCCTTGTTGATGTCGGCCGGGTCCAGGGTGGCATGGATGATGGCCTTGCCCTTCGGCATGGCCACGCCGTAGTTCGTCGTCGAGAAGCTGCAGCCGATACCGAAGATGACGTCGGCGTTCTTCAGGAACTCGTGAAGCTGCTTGGACACCGAGCGGCCGCCCGAGCCCAGGGAGAGCGGGTGGTTCTCGGGGAAGGCGCTCTTGCCCTGCAGGCTCGTGGTCACGGGCGCCTCCAGAAGCTCGGCGAGCTGGCGGAGCTGGCTCCAGGCCTGGGCGTAGTGGACGCCCTGACCCGCGTAGATCACGGGACGCTCCGCCGCCACCAGCGCCGCCGCGACCTCGGCGACCGCCTTCGGGTCCGGGCCCGAGCGCATGCGGGGGGCGGCAGTGTAGTTGAGGGGCTCCGGAATTTCCTCCTGGAAGACGTCGGTCGGGATTTCCACGAGCACGGGGCGCGGTCGGCCATTCTTCACCTGGGTGAAGGCGCGACGAAGCGCGTCCGGCACCGCGTCGGGCATGATGACCTGCTCGATCCACTTGGTGACGTGGCGGTAGTTGATGAAGGAGTTGAAGTTCGGCGGGATGTTGGTGATGCGCCGCGGATAGCCCCCCGGCAGCACGACGATGGGCACGGAGTCGCCATAGGCCTGCGCCACGCCGCCGAAGGCGTTCTCCGAGCCGGGACCGTGCTGCATGGTGAAAACGCCGATCCTCTGACCCGAGGTGACACGGCTGACCGCATCGGCCATGTGCAGGCCCGTGCGCTCCTGCCTCACGATGATGGTGCGAATATCGGCCTGAGCGGCCGCCTCGATGATGGGATTGACGGGGTAGCCGATGAGGAACTTGACGCCTTCACGCTTCAGGATCTCCGCGACCGCCGCGACCGCCTTCATGGCGCTCTCCTTTAAGGTAGGGGGACCGGATGGGAACGCCGGCCATGCTACCATGTCCGCCGACGAGCCGCAGAGAGCGGCGACACGAAGGAGCGCCGAGGGCTGATATGTCCGATAGCGAGATCATCTGGCGGCCCACCTCCGAGGTCATCGAGCGGGCGCGACTGACCCAGTTCATGCGCACGCACGGGGTCGCCTCGCTCGAAGCGCTCCAGCGTCGCAGCGTGGACGACGCCGAATGGTACTGGGACGCCGTGTCCAAGGATCTGGGCTTCCGGTGGATGACGCCCTACCGCCGCGTCCTCGACACGTCACGCGGGATCGCCTTCCCGCGCTGGTTCGAGGGCGGCCTCATGAACCTGTCCGACAACTGCGTCGACCGCCACGTGGACGAGGGCCGCGGCGAGCAGCCCGCCATCATCTGGGAGGCGGAGGACGGCCAGGTCCGCACCATCACCTATCGGGAGCTCTCGCACGAGGTCAACCGGCTTTCCAACGTGCTCAAGCGTCTGGGCGTCGAGCCCGGCGACGCGGTCGGTCTCTTCCTGCCCATGTGCCCGGAGGCGGCCATCGCCATCATGGCCATCTGCCGGATTGGCGCCATCTACTCGCCGTCCTTCTCCGGCTATGGCGCGCAGGCGGTGTCCGCCCGCCTCGTGGATTGTGAGGCCAAGGTGCTCATCACCGCCGACGGCTTCCCGCGCCGTGGTCAGATCGTGAAGATGAAGGAGACCGCCGATGAGGCGGCCGCGCTCTCCCCGTCGGTCAAGCATCTGCTCGTGCTCCGCCGCCTCGGCCGCGAAGTGGCCTGGACGTCGGGGCGGGATGTCTGGTGGCACGAGGCGATGGCGCGCGAGTCCGCCGAGTGCGCGGCGCTGCCCGTGGAGGCCGACCGGCCGTGCTGCATCACGTACACGTCGGGCACCACGGGCAAGCCCAAGGGCGTGGTGCTGACCCAGGGCGGGTTGCAGATGAAGATCGGCCACGACGCCGCCTACTTCTTCGACGTCGGGTCGCATGATCGCTTCTTCTGGCTGACCGACATGGGCTGGGTCATGGGCACCATCCTCATCCTGGGCGGGCTGACCAATGGCGCCACCCTCGTGCTCTTCGAGGGCACGCCCGACTATCCCAAGCCCGACCGGCTCTGGGCCATCGCCGAGCGCCACCACGTCACCGTCATGGGGCTTTCGCCCACGGCGGTGCGGGCGCTCATGCCCTACGGCGCCGACTGGGCCCGACAGCACGAGCTGACACACCTGCGCATCTTCGGCTCGACGGGAGAGCCGTGGAACCCCGAGCCCTATCGCTGGGTCTTCGAGCACGTGGGCCGCTCGCGCATTCCCATCATCAACTACTCCGGCGGGACGGAGATCTCGGGCGGCATCGTGACGTCGTTCCCCATCGCGCCCATCAAGCCGTGCTCCTTCAACGGCCCGGCGCCCGGCATGGCCGCCGACGTCTTCGGCGAGGACGGCAAGCCTGTGAGAGGGCAGGTGGGCGAGCTGGTCATCACGAGGCCCTGGCCGGGCATGACAGCGGGCTTCTGGAAGGATCCGGACCGCTATCTCGAGACCTACTGGTCGCGCTG
This sequence is a window from Candidatus Methylomirabilota bacterium. Protein-coding genes within it:
- a CDS encoding CoA transferase, whose amino-acid sequence is MSLPLEPYTVIDLTRARSGPTCVRQLADVGAKVIQIWAREDTGGDFPRRGFDSLNLHRNKRSMTLDLKSPRGVEILKRLVAQADVVVENFRPDVKHRLGIDYDTLAKINPRLIYGSISGFGQTGPYRDRPGYDQIAQGMGGLMSITGLLGQGPVRVGIPVADLTAGIFLAQGILGALIERERSGKGQWVHTSLLEAMVTMLDFQAARWLIDGNIPPQAGNDHPTSIPTGVVKTVDGHINIAASGQHMFRRLCETLGTETLLDDARFKTAPDRSKNRAALAAELDKAFVTKSSAEWVELLNAKGVPCGPIFNIKETFDNEQVQHLGLATTVKHRELGEMRIQRPPVTLSRTPSSVRTAAPDIGEHTDEILGELGFSQADIDAFRRDKVV
- a CDS encoding DinB family protein, with product MSSPAPYEPESVAALLESAVATIRAEVEALAKPVHVWHPEAGEWSINEIIGHLIEAERRGFAGRIKIMLASKDPQLEGWDQNEVARGRRDDMKPAVKLVAELERMRVESAKLVRGLSAADLKRGGQHPKVGWLRVSDLLQEWVHHDRNHIKQMLSNVQAWAWPHMGNSQKFSGE
- a CDS encoding CBS domain-containing protein, translating into MAELDADDDYSTSGDPEEQSISPAVFNDTVGTLGPADPVLLRETASVAEACQRMVQARQAAVLVVDAGGKLAGIFTERDLLTRVVGRGLDPKATALADMMTPNPEVLSLRDRVAYAVHCMSVAGYRTVPLVDAQHKPVGIVTVSDVIRWLATLFPATVLNLPPGGDTLKRPGQVDSG
- a CDS encoding thiamine pyrophosphate-requiring protein, which gives rise to MVAWPAFPSGPPTLKESAMKAVAAVAEILKREGVKFLIGYPVNPIIEAAAQADIRTIIVRQERTGLHMADAVSRVTSGQRIGVFTMQHGPGSENAFGGVAQAYGDSVPIVVLPGGYPRRITNIPPNFNSFINYRHVTKWIEQVIMPDAVPDALRRAFTQVKNGRPRPVLVEIPTDVFQEEIPEPLNYTAAPRMRSGPDPKAVAEVAAALVAAERPVIYAGQGVHYAQAWSQLRQLAELLEAPVTTSLQGKSAFPENHPLSLGSGGRSVSKQLHEFLKNADVIFGIGCSFSTTNYGVAMPKGKAIIHATLDPADINKDVPVERALVGDAALTLDALLLEVKDRLKGKPRGRAQAIAAEIKRIKGEWMTQWMPKLTSSAKPLSPYRVINDLLHTVDPARTIITHDAGSPRDQISPFWECTEPLSYIGWGKTTQLGYGLGLAMGAKLAHPDKLCVNVWGDAAIGFTGMDFETAVRERIPILSVLLNNFSMAIELPIMKTATEKYRSTDISGNYADMAKAFGGHGERVTEPGDIVPAIQRAIKKTEEGIPVLLEFITEKEIEFSIFKY
- a CDS encoding acetate--CoA ligase codes for the protein MSDSEIIWRPTSEVIERARLTQFMRTHGVASLEALQRRSVDDAEWYWDAVSKDLGFRWMTPYRRVLDTSRGIAFPRWFEGGLMNLSDNCVDRHVDEGRGEQPAIIWEAEDGQVRTITYRELSHEVNRLSNVLKRLGVEPGDAVGLFLPMCPEAAIAIMAICRIGAIYSPSFSGYGAQAVSARLVDCEAKVLITADGFPRRGQIVKMKETADEAAALSPSVKHLLVLRRLGREVAWTSGRDVWWHEAMARESAECAALPVEADRPCCITYTSGTTGKPKGVVLTQGGLQMKIGHDAAYFFDVGSHDRFFWLTDMGWVMGTILILGGLTNGATLVLFEGTPDYPKPDRLWAIAERHHVTVMGLSPTAVRALMPYGADWARQHELTHLRIFGSTGEPWNPEPYRWVFEHVGRSRIPIINYSGGTEISGGIVTSFPIAPIKPCSFNGPAPGMAADVFGEDGKPVRGQVGELVITRPWPGMTAGFWKDPDRYLETYWSRWPDVWVHGDWAYIDEDGFWFVTGRSDDTLKIAGKRLGPAEVESVLVSHPAVAESAAVGVPHEVKGEAVICFVVLRPDTTPGEKLRAELSDLVAHQMGKALKPERVVFVADLPKTRSAKIMRRVIRATYLGNDPGDLSSLDNPASIKAISEAR